From Sphingopyxis sp. USTB-05, the proteins below share one genomic window:
- a CDS encoding AlpA family transcriptional regulator: protein MSDRPTPVVARYLRTPEAAVHLSLSAATLEKHRCYGTGPRYHKLGGRVVYAIADLDAWAAIGRKTSTSDPGVGDISPLRPGRR, encoded by the coding sequence TTGTCCGATCGTCCCACGCCCGTCGTCGCCCGCTATCTCCGGACGCCGGAAGCAGCCGTCCACTTGAGCCTGTCGGCGGCGACGCTCGAGAAGCATCGCTGCTACGGGACCGGACCGCGCTATCACAAGCTTGGAGGACGCGTTGTCTATGCGATCGCCGACCTCGACGCCTGGGCGGCGATCGGACGCAAGACATCGACGTCGGATCCCGGCGTCGGCGACATCTCGCCGCTGCGCCCGGGTCGCCGCTGA